A single Corallococcus silvisoli DNA region contains:
- the nadE gene encoding NAD(+) synthase, whose product MKFSKQVLELDWEAKAASLSSGLKEAVLKKLRKRGLVVAVSGGIDSACVAALAVRALGPDRVFGLLLPERDSSGLSSKLGRELCEKLGIQYTLHDIAPVLEAAGCYSQRDAAVRSVFPAFQPDMKWKIVMHGDRLNTDALNVFYVVVQVDGQEQRFRLTPQAYVQIVAATNFKQRVRKMMEYFHADRLNFAASGTPNRLEYDQGFFVKLGDGSADVKPIASLYKTQTYKLARHLGVIEGILDREPTTDTFSLEQSQEDFYFSVHYSQLDLILWAKNHGIPPEEVSGDMGLTPQQIQRVYDDIDQKRRTTAYLHAQPLLLEEVSELKPFKIS is encoded by the coding sequence ATGAAGTTCTCCAAGCAGGTGCTGGAACTGGACTGGGAAGCCAAGGCCGCGTCGCTGTCGAGCGGGCTCAAGGAGGCCGTCCTCAAGAAGCTGCGCAAGCGCGGGCTGGTGGTCGCGGTCTCCGGCGGAATCGACTCCGCGTGCGTGGCCGCGCTGGCGGTGCGGGCGCTGGGACCGGACCGCGTCTTCGGCCTGCTGCTGCCAGAGCGCGACTCCAGCGGGCTGTCCTCCAAGCTGGGCCGCGAGCTCTGCGAGAAGCTGGGCATCCAGTACACGCTGCACGACATCGCGCCCGTGCTGGAGGCCGCCGGGTGCTATTCGCAGCGCGACGCGGCGGTGCGCTCCGTGTTCCCCGCCTTCCAGCCGGACATGAAGTGGAAGATCGTCATGCACGGCGACCGGCTCAACACGGACGCCCTCAACGTCTTCTACGTGGTGGTGCAGGTGGACGGGCAGGAGCAGCGCTTCCGCCTCACGCCCCAGGCCTACGTGCAGATTGTCGCGGCCACCAACTTCAAGCAGCGCGTGCGCAAGATGATGGAGTACTTCCACGCGGACCGGCTGAACTTCGCCGCGTCCGGCACGCCCAACCGCCTGGAGTATGACCAGGGCTTCTTCGTGAAGCTGGGCGACGGCTCCGCGGACGTGAAGCCCATCGCCAGCCTCTACAAGACGCAGACGTACAAGCTCGCGCGGCACCTGGGCGTCATCGAGGGCATCCTCGACCGCGAGCCCACCACGGACACCTTCAGCCTGGAGCAGTCGCAGGAGGACTTCTACTTCTCCGTGCACTACTCACAGCTGGACCTCATCCTCTGGGCGAAGAACCACGGCATCCCGCCCGAGGAGGTCTCCGGCGACATGGGCCTCACACCCCAGCAGATCCAGCGCGTCTACGACGACATCGACCAGAAGCGCCGCACCACCGCGTACCTCCACGCGCAGCCCCTGCTGCTCGAGGAGGTCTCCGAGCTGAAGCCCTTCAAGATCTCCTGA
- a CDS encoding pyridoxal-phosphate dependent enzyme, with amino-acid sequence MRGVFSLSRPHVGGPVVLWGGALPSGSLKYLTFARYLAAMPPGARGLVEVSGASSALALDLLGRERGLPTVALTDVVGEAYLRDHGFGGKVRHADSHASMWKQAQDFEREGWCWPRQHTNGALVACVESWAASLRALVCERFPTVRHVVCGFGTGATLVGLTRVFTAGGFTVTGLQPAPGRPLPGWRTWAGQNLGQEDLFFAHHARIPLATAAPASDPFNALLGWARARPHPDQVLVIAHNAREQAAVAEHAAARA; translated from the coding sequence ATGCGTGGAGTGTTTTCCCTGTCACGGCCGCACGTGGGTGGGCCGGTGGTGTTGTGGGGTGGGGCGTTGCCGTCCGGAAGCCTCAAGTATCTCACCTTCGCGCGCTACCTGGCCGCGATGCCGCCGGGGGCTCGTGGGCTGGTGGAGGTGTCCGGTGCGTCCAGCGCCCTGGCCTTGGACCTCCTGGGCCGCGAGCGAGGCCTGCCCACGGTGGCGCTGACGGACGTCGTGGGGGAGGCGTACCTCCGGGACCACGGCTTCGGGGGGAAGGTGCGCCACGCGGACTCGCACGCGAGCATGTGGAAGCAGGCTCAGGACTTCGAGCGAGAGGGCTGGTGTTGGCCCCGGCAGCACACCAACGGCGCGCTGGTGGCGTGCGTGGAGTCCTGGGCGGCGAGCCTCCGCGCGCTGGTGTGCGAGCGCTTCCCGACGGTGCGGCACGTGGTGTGTGGCTTTGGCACGGGCGCGACGCTGGTGGGCCTGACGCGCGTGTTCACGGCCGGAGGCTTCACCGTCACCGGTCTGCAGCCGGCGCCCGGCAGGCCGCTGCCCGGCTGGCGCACGTGGGCGGGCCAGAACCTGGGGCAGGAGGACCTGTTCTTCGCGCACCACGCGCGCATCCCCCTCGCCACGGCGGCGCCCGCGTCCGACCCGTTCAACGCGCTCCTGGGCTGGGCCCGGGCCCGGCCCCATCCGGATCAGGTGCTCGTCATCGCGCACAACGCGCGCGAGCAGGCCGCCGTCGCGGAGCACGCCGCCGCGCGGGCCTGA
- a CDS encoding lipase family alpha/beta hydrolase produces MRNAVRTLVLTVAVLAVWARPARAADTYTQTKYPIVLAHGMAGFDSLFGVLDYFYGIESELKSGGAKVYITHVPQFNTSEARGEALLAQVQDVLARSGAKKVNLIGHSHGGLDVRYVAAVRPDLIASVTTVGTPHKGADLADYLRSNLKGGSFTESVLAYFANSLGTVLGLLSGHTQPQDAIAALGALSKTGTSQFTTKFPAGIPTSSCGSGAATGAQGQRYYSWSGTDPFTNLFDASDYALKLSSFFYSESNDGLVGRCSSHFGTVLRDNYDMNHLDEVNQVLGLTAFFTDPKSVFRSQANRLKGAGL; encoded by the coding sequence ATGCGAAACGCCGTCCGGACCCTCGTTCTGACTGTCGCGGTTCTTGCTGTTTGGGCGCGGCCTGCCCGTGCCGCGGATACGTACACGCAGACGAAGTACCCCATCGTGCTGGCGCACGGCATGGCGGGTTTTGATTCGCTGTTCGGAGTGCTGGACTACTTCTACGGCATCGAGTCCGAGCTGAAGTCGGGCGGCGCGAAGGTCTACATCACGCACGTTCCGCAGTTCAACACGAGCGAGGCGCGCGGCGAGGCGCTGCTGGCGCAGGTGCAGGACGTGCTCGCGCGCTCTGGCGCGAAGAAGGTGAACCTCATTGGCCACAGCCACGGCGGCCTGGACGTGCGCTACGTGGCGGCGGTGCGGCCGGATCTCATCGCCTCGGTGACGACGGTGGGCACGCCGCACAAGGGCGCGGACCTGGCGGACTACCTGCGCTCCAACCTGAAGGGCGGCTCGTTCACGGAGAGCGTGCTGGCGTACTTCGCGAACAGCCTGGGCACCGTGCTGGGCCTGCTGTCCGGCCACACGCAGCCCCAGGACGCCATCGCCGCGCTGGGGGCGCTGAGCAAGACGGGCACGTCGCAGTTCACCACCAAGTTCCCCGCGGGCATCCCCACCTCGTCCTGCGGCAGCGGCGCGGCGACGGGCGCGCAGGGGCAGCGCTACTACTCCTGGTCCGGCACCGACCCCTTCACCAACCTGTTCGATGCGTCGGACTACGCGCTGAAGCTGTCGTCCTTCTTCTACAGCGAGTCCAACGACGGCCTCGTGGGCCGCTGCAGCTCGCACTTCGGCACGGTGCTGCGTGACAACTACGACATGAACCACCTGGACGAGGTGAACCAGGTGCTGGGCCTCACCGCCTTCTTCACCGACCCGAAGTCGGTGTTCCGCAGCCAGGCGAACCGCCTGAAGGGCGCCGGCCTGTAG
- a CDS encoding sensor histidine kinase, producing MLRRLLPTLLALGCGLLALGWGLVSLQRIFTQEREDARAQVRSGREALGQLAAESLRTALAQRMKAQLPNLNSAVGDPLLPAEGYYLLFRGHQFLPRVDRLRDGVEAPAQVTYAFLARALEDGPVPQPFQERLAKLRAVETALATGNEGRTNAAVEALLRYHAAHPLPAEQELPFTLLVVEHLQRGDATPFLIRSLVREGLPEELGGMARGAGLQRDLLRARPRLTRADFDFLQTRIVALSQLLHEPSDAFEARVQEAGAGALVMPEALEGPTLLAEQWYVEPAAEQVRGLSVDLPALLADVTRELRARDLITRDAQVRLGPGGVVRPLSQPGLEVATPGWAAAEADIEARYGLKTLLVAACGGLASAIAALAVVAQQRKYRFVELKSDFVSTVSHELRTPLASIRLLGETLERRLGHSPEAADYPTRIVRAAEGLHFLVENILSFNRIDKGRWALRPARVRLEEAVGTLRDDLQDAITVPVELRSEVEDVELDADASLVRMLFANLGRNACLYNQRSPVVLTVRAYPQPGYGATVLFSDNGVGIPPEEWERVFQDFYRLTQPGPEVHGSGLGLALCRRIMGLHQGSIQVASSSPEGTTFALTFPETRR from the coding sequence ATGCTGCGCCGACTCCTTCCCACATTGCTGGCCCTGGGTTGTGGACTGCTGGCCCTCGGCTGGGGGTTGGTGAGCCTTCAGCGCATCTTCACCCAGGAGCGCGAGGACGCCCGCGCGCAGGTCCGCTCCGGGCGTGAGGCGCTGGGACAGCTCGCCGCGGAGTCGCTGCGCACCGCGCTCGCGCAGCGGATGAAGGCCCAGTTGCCGAACCTGAACTCGGCCGTGGGGGATCCGCTGCTGCCCGCGGAGGGTTATTACCTGCTCTTCCGGGGCCACCAGTTCCTGCCCCGCGTGGACCGGCTCCGGGACGGCGTGGAGGCCCCCGCGCAGGTCACCTACGCGTTCCTGGCCCGGGCGCTCGAGGATGGACCCGTGCCCCAGCCCTTCCAGGAGCGGCTGGCGAAGCTGCGCGCGGTGGAGACGGCCCTGGCCACCGGCAACGAGGGCCGCACGAACGCCGCGGTGGAAGCGCTGCTGCGCTACCACGCCGCGCATCCGCTGCCAGCCGAGCAGGAGCTGCCCTTCACGCTGCTCGTGGTGGAGCACCTGCAACGCGGGGACGCGACGCCGTTCCTCATCCGGTCGCTGGTGCGCGAAGGCCTGCCGGAGGAGCTGGGGGGCATGGCGCGGGGCGCGGGCCTGCAGCGGGACCTGCTGCGCGCGCGGCCCCGGCTCACCCGGGCGGACTTCGACTTCCTCCAGACGCGCATCGTGGCGTTGAGCCAGCTGCTGCACGAGCCCAGTGACGCGTTCGAGGCGCGCGTGCAGGAGGCGGGCGCGGGGGCGCTGGTGATGCCCGAAGCGCTGGAGGGCCCCACGCTCCTGGCCGAGCAATGGTACGTGGAGCCCGCGGCCGAGCAGGTGCGCGGACTGTCCGTGGACCTGCCCGCGCTGCTCGCGGACGTGACGCGGGAGCTGCGCGCCAGGGACCTCATCACGAGGGACGCCCAGGTGCGGCTGGGCCCCGGAGGCGTGGTGCGGCCCCTGTCGCAGCCGGGGCTGGAGGTGGCCACGCCGGGCTGGGCCGCGGCGGAGGCGGACATCGAGGCGCGCTACGGCCTCAAGACGCTGCTGGTGGCGGCTTGCGGCGGGCTGGCGTCGGCCATCGCCGCGCTGGCGGTGGTGGCCCAGCAGCGCAAGTACCGCTTCGTGGAGCTCAAGAGCGACTTCGTCTCCACGGTGTCGCATGAGCTGCGCACGCCGCTCGCGTCCATCCGCCTGCTGGGCGAGACGCTGGAGCGCAGGCTGGGCCACAGCCCGGAGGCCGCGGACTACCCCACCCGCATCGTGCGCGCGGCGGAGGGCCTGCACTTCCTGGTGGAGAACATCCTGTCGTTCAACCGCATCGACAAGGGGCGGTGGGCGCTGAGGCCCGCGAGGGTCCGCTTGGAAGAGGCGGTGGGCACGCTGCGGGACGACCTGCAGGACGCCATCACGGTGCCGGTGGAGCTGCGCTCGGAGGTGGAGGACGTGGAGCTGGACGCGGACGCGTCGCTCGTCCGGATGCTCTTCGCCAACCTGGGCCGCAACGCCTGCCTCTACAACCAGCGCAGCCCGGTGGTGCTCACCGTGCGTGCGTATCCGCAGCCGGGCTACGGCGCCACGGTGCTCTTCAGCGACAACGGCGTGGGCATCCCCCCGGAGGAGTGGGAGCGCGTCTTCCAGGACTTCTACCGGCTGACGCAGCCCGGGCCGGAAGTGCACGGCAGTGGCCTGGGGCTGGCGCTGTGCCGCAGAATCATGGGCCTGCACCAGGGCAGCATCCAGGTGGCCTCCTCCAGCCCGGAGGGCACCACCTTCGCGCTGACCTTTCCCGAGACACGCAGATGA
- a CDS encoding lipoate--protein ligase, which yields MSQAPRVRILLSETYNPWFNLATEDWIFRELDPRTQTLFLWRNDNTVVIGRNQNPWSECNLKRMEEDQVFLARRTSGGGAVFHDLGNTCFTFLSAKEGYNKSANITILLDALSRMGVTAQASGRNDLVIPLEDGPRKISGSAYRETKDRAFHHGTFLINANLSRLANYLTPHPKKLESKGSASVRSRVMNIRDLQPDASHEALVKAMMGAFCDFHGGTAEPELLEPSFLESQPSLKRTFEHYASWDWRFGNAPRFSHQMVEYLSWGFFEVHVDTENSHITRAQVFSDALYPDLVQDLQAALVNKPHSRDGMRQAVAEVRARHPSQERELGELEAWLMGQVEV from the coding sequence ATGTCTCAAGCACCGCGAGTCCGCATCCTCCTGTCGGAGACGTACAACCCCTGGTTCAACCTCGCGACGGAGGATTGGATCTTCCGCGAGCTGGACCCTCGCACCCAGACGCTCTTCCTCTGGCGCAACGACAACACCGTCGTCATCGGCCGCAACCAGAACCCCTGGTCCGAGTGCAACCTCAAGCGGATGGAGGAGGACCAGGTCTTCCTCGCGCGGCGCACGAGCGGCGGAGGCGCGGTGTTCCATGACCTGGGCAACACCTGCTTCACGTTCCTGTCCGCGAAGGAGGGCTACAACAAGTCCGCGAACATCACCATCCTGTTGGACGCGCTGTCGCGGATGGGCGTGACGGCGCAGGCGTCCGGGCGCAACGACCTGGTGATTCCGCTGGAGGACGGGCCCCGGAAGATCAGCGGCAGCGCGTACCGCGAGACGAAGGACCGCGCCTTCCACCACGGCACGTTCCTCATCAACGCCAACCTGTCGCGGCTGGCCAACTACCTCACGCCGCACCCCAAGAAGCTGGAGTCCAAGGGCAGCGCGTCGGTGCGCTCGCGGGTGATGAACATCCGCGACCTCCAGCCGGACGCGTCACACGAAGCCCTGGTGAAGGCGATGATGGGCGCCTTCTGCGACTTCCACGGGGGCACCGCGGAGCCGGAGTTGCTGGAGCCGTCGTTCCTCGAAAGCCAGCCGTCGCTCAAGCGCACCTTCGAACACTATGCGTCGTGGGACTGGCGCTTCGGCAACGCGCCCCGCTTCAGCCACCAGATGGTGGAGTACCTGTCGTGGGGCTTCTTCGAGGTCCACGTCGACACGGAGAACAGCCACATCACGCGCGCGCAGGTCTTCTCGGATGCGCTCTACCCGGACCTCGTGCAGGACCTGCAGGCGGCGCTCGTCAACAAGCCGCACAGCCGCGACGGGATGCGGCAGGCCGTCGCGGAGGTCCGCGCCCGCCACCCCAGCCAGGAGCGCGAGCTGGGGGAGCTGGAGGCGTGGCTGATGGGCCAGGTCGAGGTCTGA
- a CDS encoding class I adenylate-forming enzyme family protein — translation MSALADTAPDWVRAHARATPEAPAVDSPWGRLTYARLEARMLALAGQLRASGVGPGTRVLIALPLGCAATVAGLAVQALGACAVELDRETGADSLAGILAQTGARHAVIFGQDARRWTGRAQLTRFFVVHAARPPERMRALLTPAACTWVQEDGAVDPDAAVEPLAALPSLAPDAPASIVYTSGSTGTPRGVVQTFANIAANTRSIVEYLGLTPRDRAMLILPLHYCYGKSVLQTHLLAGGSVFLDPRFMYPRVVLEAMASESCTGFAGVPLTFELLRRQASPDAFAKLTLRYLTQAGGGMSPDTVRWTRETFHPAELFVMYGQTEATARLSYLPPARAADKAGSIGQGIPGVTLAVVAEDGAPLPDGEVGQLVAKGANVTPGYLDAPEDTAAILHDGWLWTGDLAWRDADGFFFLVGRAKEILKVGGHRVSPAELEHVLARHPAVLEVAVVGVPDELGGEAACAAVVLQPGATPKEDDLRRFCREALPVHKVPRHVLFTEALPRGPTGKVLKADLRARVLSSLSSPESRSS, via the coding sequence GTGAGCGCCCTCGCGGACACCGCGCCCGACTGGGTTCGCGCCCACGCGCGAGCGACCCCCGAGGCCCCGGCGGTGGACTCACCGTGGGGCCGGCTCACCTATGCGCGGCTCGAAGCGAGGATGCTGGCGCTCGCGGGGCAGCTGCGGGCGTCGGGGGTGGGGCCGGGGACGCGCGTGCTCATCGCCCTGCCCCTGGGCTGCGCGGCCACGGTGGCGGGGCTCGCGGTGCAGGCGCTGGGCGCTTGCGCGGTGGAGCTGGACCGCGAGACAGGCGCGGATTCGCTGGCCGGCATCCTCGCGCAGACGGGGGCTCGCCACGCCGTCATCTTCGGCCAGGACGCGCGCCGCTGGACGGGCCGCGCCCAGCTCACCCGCTTCTTCGTGGTGCACGCCGCCCGCCCTCCAGAGCGGATGCGCGCCCTGCTGACGCCCGCCGCGTGCACGTGGGTGCAGGAGGACGGCGCGGTGGATCCAGACGCCGCCGTGGAGCCGCTGGCGGCCCTGCCCTCCCTGGCACCGGACGCCCCCGCGTCCATCGTCTACACCTCCGGGAGCACCGGCACGCCCCGGGGCGTCGTCCAGACGTTCGCCAACATCGCGGCGAACACGCGCTCCATCGTGGAGTACCTGGGCCTCACGCCGCGCGACCGCGCCATGCTCATCCTTCCCCTGCACTACTGCTACGGGAAGAGCGTGCTGCAAACGCACCTGCTCGCGGGCGGCTCCGTGTTCCTGGATCCGCGCTTCATGTACCCGCGGGTCGTGCTGGAGGCCATGGCCTCCGAGTCCTGCACCGGGTTCGCGGGCGTGCCCCTCACCTTCGAGCTGCTGCGCCGTCAGGCGTCCCCGGACGCCTTCGCGAAGCTCACGCTGCGCTACCTCACCCAGGCCGGCGGCGGCATGTCCCCGGACACGGTGCGCTGGACGCGTGAGACCTTCCACCCCGCGGAGCTGTTCGTCATGTACGGCCAGACGGAGGCCACCGCGCGGCTGTCCTATCTGCCGCCCGCTCGCGCCGCCGACAAGGCGGGCTCCATCGGCCAGGGCATCCCCGGCGTGACGCTGGCCGTGGTCGCGGAGGATGGAGCGCCGCTGCCAGACGGCGAGGTGGGCCAGCTCGTGGCGAAGGGCGCCAACGTCACGCCCGGCTACCTCGACGCGCCCGAGGACACCGCCGCCATCCTCCACGACGGTTGGCTGTGGACCGGCGACCTCGCGTGGCGCGACGCGGACGGCTTCTTCTTCCTGGTGGGCCGCGCGAAGGAGATCCTCAAGGTGGGCGGCCACCGGGTGAGCCCCGCGGAGCTGGAGCACGTGCTCGCGCGCCACCCGGCGGTGCTGGAGGTGGCGGTGGTGGGCGTGCCGGACGAGCTGGGCGGAGAGGCCGCGTGCGCGGCGGTCGTGCTCCAGCCGGGCGCCACGCCGAAAGAGGACGACCTGCGCCGCTTCTGCCGCGAAGCGCTCCCGGTCCACAAGGTGCCACGCCACGTGCTGTTCACCGAAGCGCTCCCGCGCGGGCCCACCGGCAAGGTGCTCAAGGCCGACCTGCGCGCGCGCGTGCTGTCTTCACTCTCTTCCCCCGAATCGAGGTCGTCGTGA
- a CDS encoding acyl carrier protein — MSTRDTLRTFIVDTFFVDDFGDDDSFLRKGLIDSTGMMELVAFIETEFHIKLDDKELVPENLDSLARVVAFVDRKQALSKAS, encoded by the coding sequence ATGAGCACCCGTGACACGCTGCGCACCTTCATCGTCGACACGTTCTTCGTGGACGACTTCGGGGACGACGACTCGTTCCTGCGCAAGGGCCTCATCGACTCCACCGGCATGATGGAGCTGGTGGCCTTCATCGAGACGGAGTTCCACATCAAGCTCGACGACAAGGAGCTGGTGCCGGAGAACCTGGACTCGCTGGCGCGCGTGGTGGCCTTCGTGGACCGCAAGCAAGCGCTGTCGAAGGCGAGCTGA
- a CDS encoding lipase secretion chaperone, with translation MKSRAVILVVALCALLGAGVFSWWRGQAQGAPGPEVPKSAEPVAQAPRAGKGAAAVPGVTGNASPSPGSPLPPLPTSLQDTEEDGAVLVDASGHLVTNPDLRRFFNYYLSATGEESPSLIRERILAALRAKHLPPAAMDEAVQVLDDYLSYLEAARGLASNRSAATMDTAERLETLRKLRREHLGGSADGLFGQEEAVDAVAVERLKLQKDASLTPEEREQRIAALEERLPPDVRASREESVRPLRQQAVEQELLAAGATAEDLHQHRLSTVGPEATGRLEALDAERAQWKQRLADFRAKREALTRGEPDPARRQAAVQRLLFDAFTPEERLRVEAADAIDAASGSGGG, from the coding sequence ATGAAGAGCCGCGCCGTCATTCTCGTGGTCGCGCTGTGCGCCCTCCTGGGTGCCGGCGTCTTCTCGTGGTGGAGGGGCCAGGCGCAGGGCGCGCCCGGGCCTGAAGTGCCGAAGTCCGCGGAGCCTGTCGCCCAGGCTCCGCGCGCGGGCAAGGGGGCCGCGGCGGTTCCCGGGGTGACGGGCAACGCATCGCCGTCGCCGGGTTCGCCGCTGCCGCCGTTGCCCACGTCGCTCCAGGACACGGAGGAGGACGGCGCCGTCCTGGTGGACGCGTCCGGTCACCTGGTGACGAATCCGGACCTGCGCCGGTTCTTCAACTACTACCTGTCCGCGACGGGCGAGGAGTCCCCCTCGCTCATCCGCGAGCGCATCCTCGCGGCGCTGCGGGCGAAGCACCTGCCCCCCGCCGCCATGGACGAGGCCGTGCAGGTGCTGGACGACTACCTCTCCTATCTCGAAGCGGCCCGAGGCCTGGCGTCGAACCGGTCCGCCGCGACGATGGACACCGCCGAGCGCCTGGAGACGCTGCGCAAGCTGCGCCGCGAGCACCTGGGCGGCAGCGCGGACGGCCTCTTCGGGCAGGAGGAGGCGGTGGACGCGGTGGCCGTGGAGCGGCTGAAGCTCCAGAAGGACGCGTCGCTGACGCCCGAGGAGCGGGAGCAGCGCATCGCGGCCCTGGAGGAGCGGCTTCCTCCGGACGTGCGCGCCAGCCGCGAGGAGTCCGTGCGCCCCTTGCGACAGCAGGCCGTGGAGCAGGAGCTGCTGGCGGCGGGCGCGACGGCGGAGGACCTTCACCAACACCGGCTGTCCACCGTGGGGCCGGAGGCCACCGGACGGCTGGAGGCGCTGGATGCGGAGCGCGCGCAGTGGAAGCAGCGGCTGGCGGACTTCCGTGCGAAGCGCGAGGCGCTGACCCGCGGCGAGCCGGACCCGGCCCGGCGTCAGGCCGCGGTGCAGCGGCTGCTCTTCGACGCGTTCACCCCGGAGGAGCGCCTCCGGGTGGAGGCCGCGGACGCCATCGACGCGGCCTCCGGTTCCGGGGGCGGGTGA
- the asnB gene encoding asparagine synthase (glutamine-hydrolyzing) — MCGIAGFTFPAGEDAGPALHADRLRRMTASIKHRGPDAQRALLLDGAALGHARLSIVDLASGHQPMRDEATGLTVVFNGEIFNHVELREQLSGVYAFRTRSDTEVILAAFLTWGIDCVRRFEGQWAFALWDPRDRTLWMSRDRVGICPLFFASLPGGQLAFASEAKALFASGLVTPALDAAGLKQTFQLWAPVAPRTSFEGVSLLPPAHTARWRDGTLTLQRYWDLDFGVTPDPADAPRLLEELGAVLERAVRLRLRADVPVAAYLSGGLDSSLLCALAQEQLGGTLRTFSVGFAHARFDERAHQATVAEQLRTEHRVVEMRDGDIGALVPGVIFHAEQAMMRSAPAPFLRLSGWVRDQGIKVVLTGEGSDEMFLGYDLFKETQVRQFWARQPASKYRPLLLRRLYPTLSVSQQSVELLREFFGTGLETPDALGFSHLVRWGNSGRILRFLAPEFAAKVAHEDPVASVLATVPEAVARWRPLARAQYLEARTLLSGYLLSAQGDRMLLGNAVEGRFPFLDTGVMEFAARVPERLRLRGLDEKHLLKRFSRGRVPASILERSKFPYRAPIAGALVGPEAPAWARELLAPDAVAATGVFDARKVERLVAKLRAPNSAESEADTMALFAVASTQLLAHHFLRPSPVPRADVDAVQLEAA, encoded by the coding sequence ATGTGCGGCATCGCGGGGTTCACCTTCCCGGCGGGCGAGGACGCGGGCCCGGCGCTCCACGCCGACCGGCTGCGCCGCATGACCGCCAGCATCAAGCACCGGGGGCCGGACGCGCAGCGCGCCCTGCTCCTGGACGGCGCCGCGCTGGGGCACGCGCGGCTGTCCATCGTCGACCTGGCGTCTGGCCACCAGCCGATGCGCGACGAGGCCACCGGCCTCACCGTCGTCTTCAACGGGGAGATCTTCAACCACGTGGAGCTGCGCGAGCAGCTGTCGGGGGTGTATGCCTTCCGCACGCGCTCCGACACGGAGGTCATCCTCGCGGCCTTCCTCACGTGGGGCATCGACTGCGTGCGCCGCTTCGAGGGGCAGTGGGCCTTCGCGCTGTGGGATCCGCGCGACCGCACGCTCTGGATGTCGCGCGACCGCGTGGGCATCTGCCCGCTGTTCTTCGCGAGCCTGCCGGGCGGCCAGCTGGCGTTCGCGTCGGAGGCGAAGGCGCTCTTCGCGAGCGGGCTCGTGACGCCCGCGCTGGACGCGGCGGGGCTCAAGCAGACCTTCCAGCTGTGGGCCCCGGTGGCGCCGCGCACCTCCTTCGAGGGCGTGTCGCTCCTGCCGCCCGCGCACACGGCGAGGTGGCGCGATGGGACGCTGACGCTCCAGCGCTACTGGGACCTGGACTTCGGCGTGACGCCGGACCCGGCGGACGCGCCCCGGCTGCTGGAGGAGCTGGGCGCGGTCCTGGAGCGCGCGGTGCGGCTGCGGCTGCGCGCGGACGTGCCGGTGGCGGCGTACCTGTCGGGCGGACTGGACTCCAGCCTCCTGTGCGCGCTGGCGCAGGAGCAGCTGGGCGGCACGCTGCGCACCTTCTCCGTGGGCTTCGCGCACGCCCGGTTCGACGAGCGCGCGCACCAGGCGACCGTGGCGGAGCAGCTGCGCACCGAGCACCGCGTCGTGGAGATGCGAGACGGGGACATTGGCGCGCTGGTGCCGGGCGTCATCTTCCACGCCGAGCAGGCGATGATGCGCTCCGCGCCCGCGCCCTTCCTGCGGCTCTCCGGCTGGGTGCGCGACCAGGGCATCAAGGTCGTGCTGACAGGGGAAGGGTCGGACGAGATGTTCCTCGGCTACGACCTCTTCAAGGAGACGCAGGTGCGCCAGTTCTGGGCGCGTCAGCCGGCGTCGAAGTACCGGCCGCTGCTGCTGCGCAGGCTGTATCCCACGCTGTCGGTGAGCCAGCAGAGCGTGGAGCTGCTGCGCGAGTTCTTCGGAACGGGGCTGGAGACGCCGGACGCCCTGGGCTTCTCGCATCTGGTGCGCTGGGGAAACAGCGGACGCATCCTGCGCTTCCTCGCGCCGGAGTTCGCCGCGAAGGTGGCCCATGAGGACCCGGTGGCGTCGGTGCTGGCCACGGTGCCGGAGGCGGTGGCCCGGTGGCGCCCCCTGGCGAGGGCCCAGTACCTGGAGGCGCGCACGCTCCTGTCGGGGTACCTGCTGTCCGCGCAGGGCGACCGCATGCTGCTGGGCAACGCGGTGGAGGGCCGCTTCCCGTTCCTGGACACCGGCGTGATGGAGTTCGCCGCGCGCGTGCCGGAGCGGCTGCGCCTCAGGGGCCTGGACGAGAAGCACCTGCTCAAGCGCTTCTCGCGAGGCCGGGTGCCCGCCTCCATCCTGGAGCGCAGCAAGTTCCCCTACCGCGCCCCCATCGCGGGCGCGCTGGTGGGGCCGGAGGCGCCCGCGTGGGCCCGCGAGCTGCTCGCGCCAGACGCGGTGGCCGCGACGGGCGTCTTCGACGCGCGCAAGGTGGAGCGGCTGGTGGCGAAGCTGCGCGCGCCGAACTCCGCGGAGAGCGAGGCGGACACCATGGCGCTGTTCGCGGTGGCCTCCACGCAGCTGCTCGCGCATCACTTCCTCCGCCCGAGCCCCGTGCCACGGGCGGATGTGGACGCGGTCCAGTTGGAGGCGGCGTGA